Within Blastocatellia bacterium, the genomic segment TGTTTGCGACGACGCGCCGTTTGAGCGAACGGTGAAGGGCGCGGTCTGGGGCGCGTTCATGAACTGCGGCCAGGTCTGCGCGTCGGTCGAGCGGCTCTACGTCGTCGAGCCTTTGGCCGAGCGCTTCATCGCCGCTGTCGTTGATGAAGTGAAGCGGCTGCGGCTGGGGCGTCCCACGTCGGACTGTTCAACCGATGTCGGCCCGCTGACCAACGAGCAGCAGTTGAATACGGTCATCGAGCATGTCGGCGATGCGGTGGCGCGCGGCGCGCGGGTGCTAGCCGGCGGGCGGCGGCGTGAAGACCTCGGCGGCTACTTCTTCGAGCCGACCGTGCTGGTCGACGTCGATCAGACCATGAAGGTGATGAGCGAAGAGACCTTCGGGCCGGTCTTGCCGATCAAGGTGGTGAAAGACGAAGAAGAGGCCATCCGCGAAGCCAACTCGACGCGCTATGGCTTGCTGGCGTCGGTGTGGACAGCGGATAACGAGAAAGGCCGCCGCCTGGCGCGCCGCATCGAAGCCGGCACGGTGATTATCAACGATGCCATCTACACGCATGGCGCGGCGCGCACGCCGTGGTTCGGCGTCAAAGAGAGCGGCCTCGGTGTGACTCACGGCGACGCCGGGCTGTTTGAGTTCACGCGGCTGAAGCACGTCAACTGGGACCTGCTGCCGCTGAAGAGCGACTGGTGGTGGTTCCCCTACACGCCCGCCTGGGAGCAGCGCTTCAAGTCGCTGATGAAGCTGCTCTACCGGCTGGGCCTGCGCAAGATCGCCTGAGCGAAAGCCGCGAGCGGGCAGCGCGATGCTTGATCTGTACGACGAATTCAAAGCCATCATCGGCGCGCTGAGCCAGCGTCAGATCGATTACGCGGTGTGCGGCGGGCTTGCGATGGCCGTGTATGGCCTGGCGCGCGCCACCGTTGATATTGACCTGCTGATCGTTGGAGATGACTTCGAGCGCGTCAAAGTCGCTGTGCAACCACTCGGCTACGTGATTGAAGCGCAGCCGATGATGTTTGCCAGAGGCGCAGTCGAGATTCGTCGCCTGTCGAAGATCGATCCAGATTCTGGCGATCTGCTGATGCTCGATTGCTTGCTCGTCACCCCACAAATCGAAAACGCCTGGGATTCTCGCACTGAGCGCGCATGGGAAGCCGGCACGTTGCGCGTTGTATCGCGCGGCGGGTTGATTGCGCTAAAATCATTGAGGGCGAGTGCGCAGGACATCGAAGACATTGAGCGATTGAAGGACGACGATGAAAGTTGATATGTCAGCGAAAGCCGTGACCGCACGTTTGAAACGGGTTTCGCAATTGCGCCGGTTGTGCCTGTCGCTTGCCCGGGCGAAGCCGATCAACCCGCCGGCAAAGCCGAACGAAAAAGCCCCGGCGCGCTGACTGCCACGCCGGGGCTTTCGTAATACCTTTTACAGAAAAGCCGCTTCAATAAATTTGTTTGGAACTGGTCGGCGGGTCGGCGCTCGAAGCCGCCTTGCCTTGATGATCGCCGGCGCGAACGACGCCGCCCTGATCCAGGTAAAACGACAGCCGCCCGCTCTTTCCGTACTCTAGCGGCATCATCATCGCTTCATAGCCGCCCGCCGCAGCCGTCATCTCGAACTTGTAACCGTAGCGCTCGATCATGTCTCTCGCCATGGTCAGGCCCTGCAATCGCTCTTTGTCTTCTGCCCCTTGCTGGTCGGCCATCATTTCGTCCAGGGTGGCATAGCGGCCATGTTGCTTTTTGTAGAGCTTCTCCTGTTCTTTAATCGAATCTAGAAAGCTCCTGGCGACAAACTCATTGCGCGGGATGCGCGTAGCCAGCTCCGTTGCGGCAATCTCGGCGAAAAAGCGCATGAGCAGACGCCGCGGGATGCGCAACTCGTATTGCCCGCCGACGCCCTCGGCGCTCGCCGCATAGGTGATCGGCTCTGGATCGAAGCGATAGCGCGCCAGGAATTCTTTCACCGCTTCGTTCTTCATCAGCTCATTTCTTTGCGCGGGGTCGGGGAACAGTCCTTTCAACACCGCCGCCGAAACGTAGACCTGCGCCACCATGCCGCGCGGCTGCCACTGCGTATAGCTTTGAAAATCGCGACTGGCCGCGAGCGTCGCGTTGTTGGCGCGGGCTTCAAGCGCCTGGCGGATGCTCGCCGCGTTTGTCGCCATCAGCAGATAGTTGTTGACGAAAGCATAAGCCAGATTGCCGTAGCTGGTGATCTCGTTGTCGCCGACCTTTTCCGTCGTCGCCTTCGCCTCGGTGAGCCGCACGCCGACCGTTTCGAGCAGCGGGCGCAGCTTTGACACGAGCGCTTCGCGGTCGCGCACGGCGATGAGCATCAGCGGCTGAGTTGTCGCCGCGCGTGGGTTGACCGGCACGCGAGCGAGCGGCGTGTTGCCCAGATAATTGACCGGCACACTCATGGCGATTTCGTTGCCGAGCGTCGCCGCCAGCACGTCCGCGAGGCTCGCATGGTTAGCTTTCTCAAAGGCGGCACGGCGCGTTTCGAAATCCGCCGCGGGGTGAGCGGGCGCGGCGCGGCTAGCTGTTGCGGCGGGCGCCGTCCGCATTTGCTCGATCACCAGATCGTAAAGGCGCGGCCAGTCGAGCGACGCCACGACAAAAATGCCGGTGTCGGCAGGAAGGTAGCTGGCGGCTTCAGACGACAATGCCGGGCCACAAACCGGCAGCGACAGAAACGGCACAGGGCCAATTGCCGCGCCCGGCTCGCCGATCAACAACGCACGCGCCACCAGCGCGTCGTTTTCGAGTGTCAGCGCCACCGCCAGAGCGTCATTATGTTGCACCTGCCCGCTGCCGGGTAACACGAGGTTGAACAGGCTGCCGAGCAGGTCTTGCTCGGCGCGCGGCGGCTGATTGGCGGCTTGCGGGAGGGGAACGGGTGTCACTGTCTTGCTGTTGCGGGCGGCGGGCGCTTGCGCCGGCAACCGGGGCGTTGTGGTATGAGATGCCTGCGAGGTCGCGGCGGCGGGCGGCGGCTCGACTTGCGGCCTGGCGACCGCTAGCTCTTCTCGCGCTGAATTTGTATTTGGCGTTAGGGCTGCCAGTGCGGCTTCTCTGCGGCGCTCGCTGAGTGCGATGTCGTAATAAATGAACAGGGGCTCGCTGGAGAGGTGATCGCGGGCAGCACGGAAATTGATGTCACCGCTCATCCGCCGGTCACTCTTGCCATGCAGTCCCTTGAAGGTGAATGAGACGTTTGACAGGACGACCAGTTTACCGGCGCGCCGAATGACCGAGGGCGTCGTTGATGGATGATCGGTTGAGTCGGCGCCGCTCGCCTGACCTGGGCTGCTCTTACGCGCCGCCGGGGCGAGCGGTGCCATGCTCTCTTGCACCTTCGCCACAAACGTTTCCGCCTCGTCTTCGGATTCCAACTCGAAGGCGAGCAGCGTGCTCGGCAGCGATGTATCTGTCGGGTTGAGCGCGAACATGACCCGTGAGCGTTGCAGGCGGTCGGCGTTATCTATCACCAGCCGCACCAGCTTGAATTCTACCGCTCCACCCATCTGTTCCAGCAGGGGCGAGATCGGCTCAAAGGTTTCGCGAAAATCCGCCGCGCGCAATAGGGCACCGATGTTGCGCGCTTCGATATAGAGCGTGTAGCCGTCCGCCGGCAGCAGTGTGTCGAAGGTTACGCCCTCATCGTCGTCATCATCTTGTTGAATGGCGACGGCGGGCAGCGGCGCGGGGCAGGCATGGCGCGGCGCCGCCAACGGCGCGGTGGCAAGACAGCCGGCCAGTAGCAGGGCCAGCAAGAGCTTGAGAAGGGCGGCAATCTTCATGCGAGTTCTCCTGTGTCGAGCAGGTCGAATCGGCGTTCGGTCGCGCGAATCATAACACAGCGATTACAAGGCCAGAAGCGCAAACGCCCGGCTGCCCCCCGGTCACGAACGGGCAGGCCGTGCGCCCCGCGACCGGCCTTGTGGTCGCCGGGCGCTTGGATGTTGGTTGCGCCTGACGGTTGCTTCGCCTCGCCGCTGGCTCCGCAGATGGCATCGGCCCGGCTAAGTTAAAGTAACTTCTCAGGGAAACAGGCAATCTCACTGAGTGTTGAGGGGGGGTGGTTAAGAAAAGCTAGCTTATTTTTTTGCAAGTCAGCAAAACCAGAGTTGAATAACGGGAATAAATGATACTTTATTTTGCTTTCGCAAAAAGAGTGATTCTCTAGGGTATGGACGTTTGATATAGTCGCGCCAACTCGGCAACCATGAGGGAATTTGGATTGTGGCTGTCAAATAACCTCCTCTTCTTCTCTGGTTGAGGGACACAACCATTGAAGGGACGCAGAACGACCGAAGGCCAACTCGCCCGAGTGACCCTTCGGTCATTTTTTTGCCTGGGCGACGGTCGCCAACGCTTACCTTGAAATCAGCCGCCGGCCTCACCTATACTCTCCGCGTGATCGATTGGGAGGGGTAGCCTAACGGTAAGGCAGCGGTCTTGAAAACCGCCGAGCTAAAAACTCTTGCAGGTTCGAATCCTGTCCCCTCCGCTCTTCTTCAGCCGACGAGTTGACCTGCCGCTGTCTCTTAAACCAATTAATGGCAGAAACTGCCATTAATTGGTTATGCTTCTTGCGCCGTCAATCGCTGGCATGGCCCATCCGCCCGAGCAACAGTGTCTGAGTGCCTGACCACACTTCCAGGTCGCCGCCACTGCGCGTGAAGATCAACGCCGGCATGCCGCCCATCAAATGCTACCTGCCACACACCGACTCGCCGCCTCATCCAATCGCCAGCGGACAACACGCCGGGGCGGCTCTCGATTAGTAAATGATATTACACTGTGAAGTCCGGTCAATGCAGATGTCGCCGCAAAGCTTCTGCCCCGGCGCGCAGCCGCCGACCAACGTTTGGGTGGTCAGGCGGATGTCCACCTTGGTCACGCAGCCCAGCTCGTGGGCGTATCTTTCGAGCGTGGCGCGGGCGTCCGCGCTGGACACGCGACCCTCCAGCGTCAAGACGCGGTCTCTGATATTGACGTTGATGTGCCTGCGCTGTTCGTCGAACTGGCGGTCTGCCCTGACTCGTCTCTTAAAGTCTCTGGTCAGGCGGCGGTCGCTTACCTTGGCGCAGTCCTGCGGCCCGGGCGTCTGCGACTTTGAGGTGCAGGACGCGAACAGGCCGGCAGCAAATAACAGCGCCAGCGAAAGCCCCAGGACCGTTCTTTCAGCATTAGATCGATTCAGCATTCCTGTTCTCCTCTCACTGGAAGTTGGCAATCATCGCCAGCAAACTGCGCCTGGACTGCTTGCCGAAGTAGATCGTCCGCCCGTCAGGCGACCATGACAGGCTGGAAAAGTAGAGATTCGGGTCGCCATTGGCAGACAGCTTTTTCGCCGGGCCGCCGGCAGCGGGCATCACCCACAGGTTGTCTTTGTCTTCGCGGCGGGCCGCAAACGCGACACTCTTTTTATCCGCTGACAGGCGAATGTTGTACGGGTAGACGGACTCTAACTCGCTAACCGGGCGCGGCTGGCCGCTCTCTGTCGAGACGCTCACCAGGCTGACCGCTTTTGGCGAGCCGCTGCCGCTCTTGCCTTTGAGCGTCACCAGGAGCAGTTCTTTGTCGGTCGCCGACCAGCCGAGCAGGCGCAGGTAGGTGTTCGATTGGAAGACCATCCGGGTGTTTCTGGTGTCGAGGTCAATGACCCAGACGCCATAGACCGCCTGACCATCAGCCGAGATGCCGTCTGGCCTGGTCGAATAAGCCACCCGCTTGCCATCCGCCGACCAGAGCGGGCAACCGATAAACAGGTTCGCGTCGGTGTTGGCGGTAAGCGCCTGGTCGCTCGCGCCATCGGCGGAAACCAGCCAGAGGTTGCGCTGCCCGCTGCGGGCCGAACAGTAAACGATCTGCCGGCTGTCGGGCGACCAGCGGAAGTTGCTCTCCTGAACGCGGTTGTATGGCAGCAAGGTGAACTCGACCGACGGCAGCCCGTCAGCCGTCAGTTGTTTTTCGACGCCGCCAGTCGCGCCCACCGTCCAGAGGTTATAAGTCGGGCCGGTGGCGCGCATGAAAGCGAGCTGTTTGCCGTCGGGCGACCACGTCGGCAGGAAACCGGGCGCGGCAAGCTGGGATGGCCGCGCCCGCGCGTCTGTGGGTTTGGTGAGGATCGCGCCGTCGAAGAGCTTATCGCCC encodes:
- a CDS encoding aldehyde dehydrogenase family protein, with the protein product MTAKLPMTITRAAEIVSLNPATLEELARFPIATADEVNAAVARARAAQPAWAALSCRNRARYILKVRRALYDRKEEVCRIISDETGKPEFEALTTEVFMVSDLMSHFAMKSEKLLRHKRFTLAVFRNKRSLISREPLGVVGVISPWNFPFSIPVGEIVMALMAGNTVVLKPSEHTPLVGDAIKRLFAAAGFPEGVLEVVQGDGTTGAALVEAAVDKIFFTGSVSTGRKIAEAAARRLLPVVLEMGGKDPMIVCDDAPFERTVKGAVWGAFMNCGQVCASVERLYVVEPLAERFIAAVVDEVKRLRLGRPTSDCSTDVGPLTNEQQLNTVIEHVGDAVARGARVLAGGRRREDLGGYFFEPTVLVDVDQTMKVMSEETFGPVLPIKVVKDEEEAIREANSTRYGLLASVWTADNEKGRRLARRIEAGTVIINDAIYTHGAARTPWFGVKESGLGVTHGDAGLFEFTRLKHVNWDLLPLKSDWWWFPYTPAWEQRFKSLMKLLYRLGLRKIA
- a CDS encoding DUF3352 domain-containing protein — protein: MKIAALLKLLLALLLAGCLATAPLAAPRHACPAPLPAVAIQQDDDDDEGVTFDTLLPADGYTLYIEARNIGALLRAADFRETFEPISPLLEQMGGAVEFKLVRLVIDNADRLQRSRVMFALNPTDTSLPSTLLAFELESEDEAETFVAKVQESMAPLAPAARKSSPGQASGADSTDHPSTTPSVIRRAGKLVVLSNVSFTFKGLHGKSDRRMSGDINFRAARDHLSSEPLFIYYDIALSERRREAALAALTPNTNSAREELAVARPQVEPPPAAATSQASHTTTPRLPAQAPAARNSKTVTPVPLPQAANQPPRAEQDLLGSLFNLVLPGSGQVQHNDALAVALTLENDALVARALLIGEPGAAIGPVPFLSLPVCGPALSSEAASYLPADTGIFVVASLDWPRLYDLVIEQMRTAPAATASRAAPAHPAADFETRRAAFEKANHASLADVLAATLGNEIAMSVPVNYLGNTPLARVPVNPRAATTQPLMLIAVRDREALVSKLRPLLETVGVRLTEAKATTEKVGDNEITSYGNLAYAFVNNYLLMATNAASIRQALEARANNATLAASRDFQSYTQWQPRGMVAQVYVSAAVLKGLFPDPAQRNELMKNEAVKEFLARYRFDPEPITYAASAEGVGGQYELRIPRRLLMRFFAEIAATELATRIPRNEFVARSFLDSIKEQEKLYKKQHGRYATLDEMMADQQGAEDKERLQGLTMARDMIERYGYKFEMTAAAGGYEAMMMPLEYGKSGRLSFYLDQGGVVRAGDHQGKAASSADPPTSSKQIY
- a CDS encoding BON domain-containing protein, which gives rise to MLNRSNAERTVLGLSLALLFAAGLFASCTSKSQTPGPQDCAKVSDRRLTRDFKRRVRADRQFDEQRRHINVNIRDRVLTLEGRVSSADARATLERYAHELGCVTKVDIRLTTQTLVGGCAPGQKLCGDICIDRTSQCNIIY